The following proteins are encoded in a genomic region of Geothermobacter hydrogeniphilus:
- a CDS encoding sigma-54-dependent transcriptional regulator gives MNHILIVDDEKNYRLVLAELLRGAGYRVSLAENPFAALELLSREDVALILSDLKMPQMDGLEFYRNVVERYGKLPFILMTAYATVETALTALKSGIHDYLLKPFNNDEVLLVIHQALEHSRIQIENQALRRQLEKSYGRELIGESPSIRQLLEQIARIAPAPSPVLISGESGVGKELVARIIHRSSSRSQGPWVAVNCATFPENLLESELFGHERGAFSGAGERKKGLVEMAGSGTLFLDEIGELPLAMQPKLLRLLQEKVYRRVGGTIELRADVRLIAAGNRDLRDMVAAGTFREDLYYRLNVVELPVPPLRERVDDIPLLAQYFLQNLAAELNRNVTGISPAAMDRLKQYHWPGNIRELRNTIERALLFCNDTQLQSRDLPAELGSDNDRPADPERARPERNPGESLPDYLDRVEESVLRGALIEARGIQAQAARNLGISRSNLQYKLKKYRLSDNPSSDEPQSP, from the coding sequence GCTGGCCGAACTGCTGCGTGGCGCCGGATACCGGGTGAGCCTGGCCGAAAATCCTTTCGCCGCCCTGGAACTGCTCTCCCGAGAAGACGTGGCGCTGATCCTGTCCGACCTGAAGATGCCGCAGATGGACGGCCTGGAATTCTACCGCAACGTGGTTGAGCGCTACGGGAAGCTGCCGTTTATCCTGATGACCGCCTATGCCACGGTGGAAACGGCGCTTACGGCCCTCAAGTCCGGCATCCATGACTACCTGCTGAAACCGTTCAATAATGACGAGGTGCTGCTGGTCATTCACCAGGCCCTGGAGCATTCCCGCATCCAGATCGAGAACCAGGCACTGCGGCGCCAGCTGGAAAAATCCTATGGCCGGGAACTGATCGGCGAAAGTCCCTCCATCCGCCAGCTGCTGGAGCAGATCGCCCGCATCGCGCCGGCCCCGAGTCCGGTCCTGATCAGCGGTGAAAGCGGTGTCGGCAAGGAGCTGGTCGCCCGCATCATCCACCGCAGCAGCAGTCGCAGCCAAGGCCCATGGGTCGCCGTCAACTGCGCCACCTTTCCAGAAAACCTGCTGGAAAGCGAACTCTTCGGCCATGAGCGGGGAGCCTTCAGCGGCGCCGGTGAGCGCAAAAAAGGGCTGGTGGAAATGGCCGGCAGCGGCACCCTGTTCCTCGACGAGATCGGCGAACTGCCGCTGGCCATGCAGCCGAAACTGCTGCGCCTGCTGCAGGAAAAGGTCTATCGTCGGGTCGGGGGGACCATCGAGCTGCGGGCCGACGTGCGCCTCATTGCCGCCGGTAACCGCGACCTGCGCGACATGGTCGCCGCCGGCACTTTTCGCGAGGATCTCTACTACCGGCTAAACGTTGTTGAACTGCCGGTGCCGCCGCTGCGTGAACGTGTTGACGACATCCCGCTGCTGGCCCAGTATTTCCTGCAGAACCTGGCCGCGGAGCTGAATCGCAACGTAACCGGAATTTCTCCCGCGGCCATGGACCGCCTGAAACAGTACCACTGGCCGGGGAATATCCGCGAGTTGCGCAACACCATCGAACGCGCCCTGCTGTTCTGCAACGACACCCAGCTGCAGAGCCGCGACCTGCCGGCGGAATTGGGCAGCGACAACGACCGGCCGGCCGATCCGGAACGGGCGAGGCCGGAAAGAAATCCCGGCGAATCATTGCCGGACTACCTCGACAGGGTCGAAGAAAGCGTCCTCCGCGGCGCCCTGATTGAAGCTCGCGGTATCCAGGCGCAGGCAGCCAGGAATCTTGGCATCAGCCGCAGCAACCTGCAGTACAAACTGAAAAAGTACCGACTGAGCGACAACCCGTCATCTGACGAACCTCAGTCTCCATGA